In Sphingobacterium thalpophilum, a genomic segment contains:
- a CDS encoding TonB-dependent receptor, producing the protein MIKKIFYACMVAGLTPMLTFAQKLQLSGQVINQQTNLPIAGATVRSGAGKTALTDEKGNYQLEVSVGDNLYVSFLGMETRTLKVTTRESIKVFLNPKSDVLDEVVVVGYGKVKKRDLSGAVSQVKAADILAGNPAPSINQALQGRMAGVTVNQNDGAPGAGVSITIRGTNSFSTNSQPLYIVDGIPFDMASTPASSANENNNQTANALASINPNDIESIEVLKDASATAIYGSRGANGVVLITTKRGENGNEKVELNANFGMATLGRKVKMLGPFDYASYINEQAVNSKNYEGVDYQLLPYPGTWSYPTINGQPVTTSGKYQPSPEDFLNQGLRTDQYGNQTLVQGADWQDEIYQNGFSQEYNLSVSGGSEKGWHMFSGNFLNQGGTIKNSDYQRVALRTNIGRKVRSWLELGANINYTNGLTNFAKSNAYDYGIIRSALIFPVTYGPDMSTIESDQLNWLASNPGVYVNTAKDQLRANNVFSSSYASVKLLPFLTFRQNLGFSYSNNNRNTYYNRNTQEGRTPKNGSAGQSDNWYQSLTSESLLTFDKTFQQVHSLNAVAGFTYEQANYSAKSMTATNFPNDITGEFDMAAGLNPGPLVSSRGRTQLASVLARANYSYKGKYIATASFRRDGSSRLTEGQKFANFLSGALAWRISEEQFVKNLGVFNDLKLRASYGRTGNQGVNAYQTRAYLAVANYPLGGALSSGFAEVDWRGALNKNLKWETTDQYNLGLDMAFLNNRIQFTIDAYYKKTNDLLQNVNIASSNGMRTQWVNSGYVTNKGLELTGKFVAVDRDAFKWNIDANISFNRNAIGGLAADRFAERLWYNADNIFIQRNGMPIGSMFGYIEDGFYDNEAEVRADQTYANASDALVRSKLGEIKYRDLNGDGQITASDRTIIGNTNPDFVFGLTNNFKYKEFTLGFFWQGSIGNDIFNGNLIDMKMANLGNITQDIYSTRWTEENKENALWPKAVSTYNRTMLTSDRYVENGSYVRLKNVNLGYTFKAPFKGLNSLYLYASATNLLTITDYSWFDPDVNAFGGDASRKGVDIYSYPSSRTFSLGIKADF; encoded by the coding sequence ATGATCAAGAAAATCTTTTATGCCTGTATGGTTGCTGGCCTTACTCCGATGCTTACTTTTGCCCAGAAACTGCAGCTATCGGGACAGGTAATTAATCAACAAACCAATTTACCAATAGCCGGTGCGACAGTGCGCAGTGGCGCAGGAAAAACTGCGCTGACAGACGAGAAGGGAAATTACCAACTTGAGGTCAGTGTAGGGGATAATCTCTATGTATCGTTTCTAGGTATGGAGACTCGTACTTTAAAAGTCACCACTCGGGAGTCAATCAAAGTTTTTCTAAATCCGAAATCGGATGTCTTGGACGAGGTCGTCGTAGTAGGTTACGGCAAAGTGAAAAAAAGAGATCTATCCGGAGCCGTAAGCCAAGTGAAGGCTGCTGATATTTTGGCGGGAAATCCCGCTCCCAGTATCAATCAGGCACTACAGGGGCGTATGGCAGGCGTTACAGTCAACCAGAATGATGGCGCTCCTGGCGCAGGTGTTTCTATTACCATACGGGGAACGAACTCCTTCTCAACAAATTCACAGCCCCTCTATATTGTTGATGGAATTCCCTTTGACATGGCTTCTACACCAGCGAGCAGTGCCAATGAAAATAATAACCAAACCGCCAATGCGCTTGCATCGATCAATCCCAATGATATTGAATCGATCGAAGTGCTAAAAGACGCTTCCGCTACAGCTATTTATGGCTCAAGGGGCGCAAATGGGGTGGTATTGATTACAACAAAGCGAGGTGAAAATGGAAACGAAAAGGTTGAGCTAAATGCTAATTTTGGAATGGCCACACTTGGACGGAAAGTCAAAATGCTCGGACCTTTCGATTATGCATCTTATATTAACGAACAGGCTGTCAATAGTAAAAATTATGAAGGAGTGGATTATCAGCTATTACCTTATCCGGGCACCTGGTCCTATCCGACAATAAACGGTCAGCCGGTAACGACATCGGGAAAATATCAGCCCTCGCCGGAAGATTTTTTAAATCAGGGGCTGCGTACCGATCAGTATGGTAATCAGACATTGGTGCAAGGGGCTGACTGGCAGGATGAAATTTATCAAAATGGATTTTCCCAAGAATATAATCTTAGTGTATCAGGTGGCAGTGAAAAAGGTTGGCACATGTTTTCAGGAAATTTTCTGAATCAGGGTGGAACTATAAAAAACTCAGATTACCAACGCGTTGCCCTACGTACTAATATCGGTCGAAAAGTGAGGTCTTGGCTTGAACTGGGTGCCAATATCAACTATACAAATGGACTCACGAATTTTGCGAAATCAAATGCATACGATTACGGGATTATTCGTTCGGCATTGATATTTCCTGTGACTTATGGCCCTGACATGAGTACCATAGAGTCCGATCAGCTGAACTGGTTGGCTTCCAACCCGGGGGTTTATGTCAATACAGCGAAGGATCAGCTGCGGGCTAACAATGTTTTCAGTTCGTCGTACGCAAGTGTCAAGCTATTACCATTCTTAACCTTCCGCCAGAACTTGGGATTTTCGTACTCCAATAATAACCGAAATACGTATTATAACCGCAATACGCAGGAGGGAAGAACACCAAAAAATGGAAGTGCCGGACAGAGCGACAATTGGTACCAGAGTCTAACGAGTGAATCCTTGCTAACTTTTGACAAAACTTTTCAGCAAGTTCATAGCCTAAATGCGGTAGCAGGTTTTACCTATGAGCAGGCAAATTACTCGGCCAAATCCATGACAGCCACCAATTTTCCGAATGATATTACAGGCGAGTTTGATATGGCTGCGGGCTTAAATCCGGGCCCTTTGGTGAGTAGCCGTGGGCGGACGCAGCTGGCTTCCGTGTTAGCTAGGGCAAATTATTCATACAAAGGTAAGTACATCGCTACAGCGTCTTTTCGCCGTGACGGTTCGAGCCGATTGACCGAAGGACAGAAATTTGCCAATTTTCTCTCCGGAGCACTGGCCTGGAGAATCTCTGAGGAGCAATTCGTGAAAAATCTTGGTGTTTTCAATGATCTAAAATTGCGGGCAAGCTACGGGCGTACGGGTAATCAGGGCGTCAATGCGTATCAGACAAGAGCTTATCTGGCCGTAGCCAACTATCCTTTGGGCGGAGCGCTTAGCAGTGGTTTTGCGGAGGTAGACTGGCGCGGTGCATTAAATAAAAATCTCAAATGGGAGACCACAGACCAGTATAACCTAGGATTGGACATGGCCTTTCTAAATAACCGTATCCAATTTACGATCGATGCCTATTACAAAAAGACTAATGACCTGTTACAGAATGTAAATATTGCTTCAAGCAACGGAATGAGAACACAGTGGGTCAATTCGGGCTATGTCACCAATAAGGGGCTTGAGTTAACAGGTAAATTCGTTGCTGTTGACCGCGATGCCTTTAAATGGAATATCGATGCTAATATCTCATTCAATAGGAATGCAATCGGCGGTCTTGCAGCAGATCGTTTTGCCGAACGGTTATGGTACAATGCCGATAATATCTTTATCCAGCGAAATGGCATGCCGATAGGTTCTATGTTCGGTTATATCGAAGATGGCTTTTACGATAATGAAGCCGAAGTTCGTGCAGATCAGACCTATGCTAATGCCAGCGATGCCCTTGTGCGGTCCAAACTTGGCGAAATTAAATACCGCGACTTGAATGGTGATGGTCAAATTACAGCTAGTGACCGTACAATAATCGGAAATACAAATCCAGATTTCGTTTTTGGTCTGACCAATAATTTTAAATATAAGGAGTTCACGCTCGGTTTCTTCTGGCAGGGATCTATCGGTAACGATATTTTCAATGGCAACCTGATCGATATGAAAATGGCCAATTTGGGTAATATCACACAGGATATTTATAGCACGCGCTGGACGGAAGAAAACAAGGAAAATGCTTTATGGCCTAAAGCGGTCTCCACGTACAACCGTACCATGTTAACCTCGGATCGTTATGTTGAAAATGGCTCTTATGTTCGGCTAAAGAACGTCAATCTGGGTTATACATTTAAGGCACCGTTTAAAGGACTTAATTCGCTTTATCTCTATGCAAGTGCGACCAATCTTTTAACTATCACAGACTATAGCTGGTTTGACCCGGATGTAAATGCATTTGGTGGTGACGCTTCGCGAAAAGGCGTGGATATTTATTCTTATCCAAGTAGCAGAACTTTCTCACTGGGAATTAAAGCCGATTTTTAA
- a CDS encoding AraC family transcriptional regulator encodes MILREVTPLSDKDCFMVFARKKSRFDFPIHVHSEFELNFIENAAGAQRIVGDSIEEIEELELTLIANANLEHGWFDHKCQSTNISEITIQFQPDLFGETLLNKNQFRSIKQLFEKAVYGVTFSMQTILVVQEAIKKLSHEKDGFYSVVGLYDILFKLSQDENMRELCSRSFHSSTGKHDSRRVEKVLRYLSKNYQKEVSLGEAADLIGMTDVSLSRFLKQRTGRTFVDTLNDIRLGHASRMLVDTTHSIAEIALLSGFNNLSNFNRIFMKKKGATPTDFRNKYRNSKFYL; translated from the coding sequence TGCCAGAAAGAAGTCACGTTTTGATTTTCCAATTCATGTGCATTCAGAATTTGAGCTCAATTTCATTGAAAATGCTGCTGGCGCACAACGCATCGTAGGGGACAGTATAGAGGAAATCGAAGAACTTGAATTAACACTGATCGCAAATGCGAATCTGGAGCACGGGTGGTTTGATCACAAATGTCAGTCTACCAATATTTCGGAGATCACCATACAGTTCCAGCCAGATTTATTTGGTGAAACGCTGCTCAATAAAAATCAATTTCGTTCGATTAAACAATTGTTCGAAAAAGCGGTGTACGGCGTGACGTTCAGTATGCAAACAATTTTGGTTGTACAGGAAGCCATAAAAAAGCTCTCCCATGAAAAAGACGGCTTTTATTCTGTCGTTGGTTTGTACGATATCCTATTTAAGTTGTCGCAGGATGAAAATATGAGGGAACTCTGCAGCCGTTCTTTCCATAGTAGTACCGGAAAACACGATAGCCGTCGTGTCGAAAAAGTATTGCGTTACCTTTCTAAAAATTATCAGAAAGAAGTGTCTCTCGGTGAAGCGGCAGATCTGATTGGGATGACGGATGTGTCTTTAAGTCGATTCCTTAAACAACGTACGGGCAGAACTTTTGTCGATACCCTAAATGATATTCGCTTGGGACACGCCAGCCGCATGCTTGTCGATACAACACACAGTATTGCCGAAATCGCATTATTGTCGGGGTTTAACAATCTGTCCAATTTTAATCGGATCTTTATGAAGAAAAAGGGGGCAACTCCAACGGACTTCCGGAATAAATATCGAAATTCAAAATTCTATTTGTGA